The sequence GGCAACCGGCCTTCTTCTTCTTGGAGCCGACATCCGGATTTGAACCGGAGACCTACTGATTACGAATCAGTTGCTCTACCAACTGAGCTATGTCGGCGCACCGAAAGTGCGCGGTAAGTACCATCCGCATCCGGACCCGGCAAGCAGTTTCTCCGCGCCTCTTCAGGGCCTCGCCTCCACCCCCGCTTCTAAGCGCCAGAAGCCCTGACACCCATGACACGGTGCATCGGGTGGAGTGACACACCGCGTCGCCTAAGTCCGCGACATTTCTCCATAATTTGGAGAAATGGTCGGCTGCCAGAGCGGTTGAACTCGCGTGGCGCCTGTGCTCATAAGGGCGCCGCTTTCCCCAGTGGCCCCCATCCGGGTGGGCCCTCAAGGAGCACGTTCCATCATGGCCAGCGAAGAGACTTTCATGCGCGCCCCGGCCCCTACGCCCAAGCGCACCATCTACACGGAGGCGATGGAGATCTTCCACTTCGCGGCGGATCTCATCGGCCTGGACAAGCGGGTGCGTCTGGAGCTCGAAGAGCCCGACTACGAGCACATCTTCTACGTCACCGCGAAGCTCAAGGACCGCCTGGTCCCGCTCCTGCCGGAGGAGGCCAAGTCCTTCGCGGACCTGCCCGTCACCCAGGTGCGCAACCCCGAAGGCCTGGAGCGCCTGGCCAACGGCAACCTGATCCTCAACGGCCGCGCCCTGCTGGGCTCCGACGTCGCCATCCGCCACGGCCACCTGCGCCTGCCGGACGGTCACGTCTACCAGCTGGTCCCCGGTGAGTCGCAGCGCTTCAAGGCCTACCGCGTCCAGCACAACCAGGCCCGTGGCCCCTACAAGGGCGGCCTGCGCTACCACCGCGAAGTGTCCCTGGACCTCTTCAAGGCCCTGGCCGCGGAGATGACCTGGAAGACGGCCATCGCCGAGGTTCCGTTCGGCGGCGGCAAGGGCGGCATCCAGCTGGACCCGCGCGAGTACGGCCGCGAGGAGCTGGAGGCCATCACCCTGCGCTTCATGTACCGGCTCAAGAGCCTCATCGGGCCGAACATCGACATCCCGGCGCCGGACGTGGGCACGAACCCGGAGATCATGGCGCTGCTCTACCGCCAGTTCTCCGACGGTGAGCGCGAGCGCCACAACCTGCGCGGCATCGTCACCGGCAAGGACGTGCGCATCGGTGGTTCGGAAGGCCGCGGCAAGGCCACCGGCCAGGGCGTCGCGTTCTGCATCGAGGACTACTACGCCGACCGCGGCGAGTCCGTGAAGGGCAAGACCTTCGTCCTCCAGGGCTTCGGCAACGTGGGCAGCCACGCCGCCATGATCCTGGCGAACATGGGCGCGCGCCTGCTGGCGGTGAACGACGCCGACGGCTCCATCTTCAACGGCGACGGCATCGACGTGAACGCGCTGGCCGCCTACGTGGCGGACCCGAAGAACCTCAAGCGCTCCGTCGTGGGCTTCCCGGGCGCCCAGCGCATCGAGAAGAAGGACCTGTGGGACGTCCAGGCGGACATCCTCGTGCCGGCGGCGCTCGGCGGTGAGATCACCGCGGACGTCGCGGAGCGCCTCAAGGTCAAGCTCATCGCGGAGGGCGCCAACGGCCCCACCACCCCGGAGGCCGACCGCGTCCTGCAGAAGCGCGGCATCGAGCTCATCCCGGACATCATCGCCAACGCGGGCGGCGTGACGGTGTCCTACTACGAGTGGATCCAGAACAAGCGCATGGAGCGCTGGAGCGAGGCGGAAGTCGATCAGCGCCTCGAGCGCGCCATGAAGCGCAACTACCGCATCATCCGGGACATCTCGCGCAACCAGCCGCGCAAGACGGAGATGCACGACAGCCGCCCGTACTGCATCGGGAAGACGGTGGACAGCCGCTGCGCCGCGATGATCCTCGCGCTCAAGCGCATCGAAGCCCACTACCTGCTGGAAGGCTTCTCGCAGTAACCGCTTCAGCCGGTTCCCGCGTCGCCCCCCCGGGGCACGGTGTCTTCCCTCTTCAGGGGAAGGGCCGTGCCCCGTGGTGTTTCAGTGCATCACCCGCTCGCGGTCCACCAAGAGCAGCGGCGCGTCATCCATGGTCTCGTAGGCCACGATGCGCAGGCCCACCCCGCGGCTGTTGCCGGGCCGCCCGTCCTTGCGGCCGAAGGCCAGCGCCACCTGGTAGCGGACCTCGCACAGGCACGTCATCTCCGTGCCGTCCTCGCCCGCGAACGTCACCTTCAGCTTCTCGCCCAGCCCCAGCGAGTCGCGCACCTCGATGAACATGCCCCGCGCGCTGATGTTGCGGCCAATGCCCCGCATCATCCCGTCCTGCGTGGACAGGTACACGGTGAAGATCTTGTCGAAGCGCAGGTGGGAGCGGCGTTCCTGGGGCTGCGTGTTCATGCGGGGAGGGCTCCGAAACAGGTGGGGACAGGGGCAAACTACACGGTGGCATGATGTAGGCAAAATAATCACCTACATCCACCCTGACGCACCATGGCGCACCATGGCCCATTTCACGGGAAAGCGCTGCCCCCGGCGCGGCGGGAGTGGCAGCATCCCCGGGCTGTCCTTCCCCCCTTTTTTCCGGAGTTTCCCGCCGTGAATCGCTTCCTGGCCGCCGCCTTTGCCCTCCTTGTGCCCACGCTCGCCCTGGCCGACGTGGACTCGCGCTTCGCGAAGCTGCGTGACGAGTCCGAGCCCCTGGGCGGCCTGGGGGCCTTCCTGGAGAAGTACGTGGGCGAGTGTGACGGGGCGCTCGTGGATCCGCAGTGCAAGCAGCAGGCGGAGGCCTTCCGCAAGAAGTACACGGGCAAGCGCCTCTACATGATCATCACCGAGGACGACGCGGGCATGCTGTCCCCGGGCGACTTCAACCCCGGCACCAACGAGTACACCATCAACATCACGCCCTTCTTCGCGGGCGGGAAGTACGGGCTGTCCCACGGCACGCCGAAGAAGACGGACGCGCAGGGCAACCCGGTGATGAACTACCTCGTGGTGAGTGGCACGGCGCCGGACATGTGGAACGGCGGCACGTTCAACCGCATGTTCATGGCCCGGGGCGTGCGCGCGCAGGTCGTCTTCACGCCGCAGTCGGTGTGGACGCTGCCCAAGAAGGGCGGCGGCAAGAACTACGGCGTCAACGCCCGCATCGAGGCCATCCTCGTCACCGAGGGCCGCACCGGCAACCAGCTGGGACTGTGGCTCAACGGCAAGGACGCGGCCGCGAAGTAGCGGCCTGGGGCCGTCAGCGGGCGATGGCGATGTACTGGAGCGCGTCGCCCCGCTGCACGCGCAGGAGGATGCTGGCCCCGGCGCTGCCCCGCTCCAGGGCGGCCTTCACCCCGGCGGCATCCTTCACGCGGCGGCGGTTCACCTCCATGACGACGTCGCCCGCGAGCAGTCCGGCCTGCTCCGCCGGGCTGCGCGGCACCACGCCGGACACGAGCGCGCCCAGGAAGGACTCGTAGCCCAGGGGCGCCGCCACCTCCGGCGTCAAATCCCGCAGCACCAGCCCCAGGTCGTTCGCGGAGCTGCCGCCCCGGCTGGAGAGCCCCTCGGTGGCCTCCTGCGCGGGCCGGGCCACGAGCCGCACCGACACCTCCTGGGTGCCGCCGTCGCGCAGCAGCGTCAGCTTCGCCTCCGTGCCCGGCGCCAGGAGCGCCACCTTGCGCAGCAGTTGGAGGTAGCTGCCGATGGGCCGGCCATTCACCGCCACCAGCCGGTCCCCGGGACGGATGTGCGCCTGGGCGGCGGGGCTGCCGCGGTAGACGTCCTTCACCACGGGGGCCGTGGCGGTGGCGTCCGCGCCGTCCTCGTTGATGACGACGCCCAGCCAGCCGCGCTCCAGCTTCCCGTTCTCCCGCAGGTTGGGCAGCAGGTCCTTCACCAGGTTGATGGGCACCGCGAAGCCGATGCCCTGCCCTTCGCTGATGATGGCGGTGTTCACGCCAATCACTTCGCCCTTCATGTTGAAGAGGGGGCCGCCGGAGTTGCCCGGGTTGATGAGCGCGTCCGTCTGGATGAAGTCGTCGAACTGGCCCACGCCCAGCACGCGCTCCTTCGCGGAGATCATGCCGTGCGCCACCGAGTGGTCCAGGCCGAACGGGTTGCCGATGGCCACCACCCAGTCCCCCACCTCCAGCGCGTCGGAGTCGCCCAGGTAGACCGCCGGCAGCGTCCCCAGCCCGGCGCCGTTGAGCCGCAGGAGCGCCACGTCCGTGGACGCGTCGCGGCCCACCACCTCGGCGGGGAACTCGCGGCCGTCCGCCAGCCGCACGGACACCTGCTGCACCGGCACCTCGCGGGGGCCGTCCTTGCCGGGCGTGATGCCGGAGCCGGACGGGTACACCGCCGGGCCCTGCGCGTTGGCGACGACGTGGTTGTTGGTGACGACCAGCCCGTCAGGCGTCAGCACGAAGCCGGAGCCGGTGGAGCGCTTCACCGCGCCCGCCACCGCGCCGGGCCCCACCGTGGTGATGTTCACCACGCCCGCCTCCACCGCGCGGATCAGCGGCGCCAGCGACGTGGGGGGCGTGAAGCGCGGCAGGCCCGAGTAGCCCGCGGGGCGCTCGCGCCAGAGCGAGGACACGCCCGCGATGGCCGGAGCATCCGTCGCCTCGGGAGGAGGCGCGGCGAAGTACGCGATGTGCTCGCGCACCCGGGCCTGGAGCCAGGGCGTGAGCGGATCCTCGGCGGCTCCCGCCACCGGGGCGAGCGCCACCACGAGAAGGACGCTGAGCAGTCGGACGGACACGGGGCGGCAGCTTACACGGCGGGCCATGGCGTCAGGGCCCAACAGACCGGTGCCCCCTGCCCTTCCCGGCCGCGCCCCGGAGGCTTCCTTCCGGGACGCGGGCAGGCGGCGAAGAGGCGCTCAGGCCTGGGCCGGGGCCACGTACCGGGCCACCTTCACCCGGGCGGGGCGGATGATGCGGTCCTTCAGGCGGTAGCCCGCGCGGAACTCGGCGACCACCTTCTGGTCGTCGTCCTGTACGGGTGTGACCTCCATGTCGGCCGCCTCGGCGAGGTTCGGATCATACGGGCGCCCCACCACCTGGAGGCGCTCGATGCCGGTGGCCTGGGCCTTGGACAGCAGGCTGTCGCGGATCATCCGCACGCCCTGCACCAGGGGAGACTGGTCCTGCTGGCTGTTGGCCAGCACCAGGTCCAGCTCGTCGATGGCCTCCAGCAGCGTGCGGGCCACGTTGCCGCGCTCCACGTCGAGCATCCGCTCGCGCTCGCGGGTGATGCGCTGCTTGAACTCCTCGCGGTCCTTGGTCAGGTCCTGGAGCCCCCGGGCCAGCTCGTTCACCCGGCGGCGCGCCGCCTCCAGCTCCGACTGGAGCCGCGCCACCTCGCCATCCTGGGCGGCCTCGGCCTGCGTGTCGGAGGACGCGCCCTCCGCCTCACGTTCGGCGGAAGCCTGCGTCTCCGGGGTCTCGTCGCTGCGGGGATTGCCGTCCATTGTCGAACCTGCGCCAGGGGTTGGAAGAAGCGGACCTCGATGAGCGGCGCGAACGTAACCGCGAGGGCGGCCCTGTCAACGCGCCTAGTGGTTCGACGGAGCCTGGGGCGGCGCTTCCGCCATGAAGCCGTGGTCCACCTGCCCCGTCACCTCGTCGATGATCTCCACCTGGGCGGCACGAAGGGAGTAGTAGAGGAGCCACCGCTCGGCGGCCGTCAGCGTCCCCGGGGGCAGCGCCTCCTCGATCTCCTGCACCGTGAGCCGGCCGTCCTTCAGGCCCTTGGCGAACAATGCTTTCCGCGCGACGTAGCTCTTTCCGATCCGGTTCTCCACGGCGACGCCTCCTTGTCGTCAGAAAGTAATTTCGCCCACCGGCCACCGCAGGCTGGCGGTGGATCCGGTGGGCGAAGGGCTGCCCGGAGGGCAGGCAGGCTCAACTCATGAGTCGAGCTTGCCTTCCGCGTGCTGCGTCGGCGGGACGACCGGCTCGGTCTCCGTGCCGCCCACGGGGTGCGCGGAGATGACCGTGCGCGCCTCGGGGTGGAGCAGACCGCGCTGCGCCAGGACCTTGGGCCCCAGGATGGCGATCATCGCTTCCTCCTCGATGACCTCCGTCGCCAGCAGCCGCGCCGCCAGGGCCTCCACCTTGTCGCGGTTCGTGTGCAGGACCTCCCGGGCGCGGTCGAGCGCCTCGGAGACCATCTTGCGGACCTCCTCGTCAATCATCCGCGCCGTCTGCTCGGAGTAGCTGCGCGACTCCGGCATGCCCGCGGACCTGAGGAAGCCCGGTCCCTGCTCACCGCTCAGCGCCACCGGACCCAGCGTGCTCATGCCGTAGTCGCGGACCATCATCTTGGCGATCTCCGTCGCCTGCTTGATGTCGTTGGACGCGCCGGTGGACACCTCGCCGATGAAGATCTCCTCCGCCGCGCGGCCGCCCATCATGCCGGCCATCTTGTCGCGCAGCTCGTCGAAGGACATGAGGTAGCGGTCCTCCAGCGGCAGCGACATGGTGTAGCCCAGCGCCGCCAGGCCGCGCGGGATGATGGACACCTTCGTCACCCGCTCCGCGTAGGGCAGCATCCAGCCCACCACCGCGTGGCCCGCCTCGTGGTGCGCGACGATCTCCTTCTCGCGCTCGTTCATGCGGCGGTTCTTCTTCTCCAGACCCGCGACGACACGCTCGATGGCCTCGTCGAAGTCCGCCCGCATCACCGCGTCGCGGTTCTTGCGAGCGGCCAGCAGCGCCGCCTCGTTCACGACGTTGGCCAGGTCCGCGCCGGCGAAGCCCGGGGTGCGGGAGGCCAGCTGCTTCAGGTCCACGTCCGCGGCCAGCTTCACGCCCTTGGCGTGGATCTCCAGCACGCGCTCGCGGCCGCGCTTGTCCGGACGGTCCACCAGCACCTGCCGGTCGAAGCGGCCCGGGCGCATCAGCGCGCTGTCCAAAATCTCCGGACGGTTCGTCGCCGCCAGGATGATGAGGCCCGCGCGGCTGTCGAAGCCGTCCATCTCCGCGAGCAGCTGGTTGAGCGTCTGCTCACGCTCGTCATGGCCGCCGGCCACGCCCGAGTTGCGGCTCTTGCCGATGGCGTCCAGCTCATCGATGAAGATGATGCACGGCGCCTTCGCGGTGGCCTGGGCGAAGAGGTCGCGGACACGGGCCGCGCCGACGCCCACGAACATCTCCACGAACTCGGAGCCGGAGAGGTTGAAGAAGGGCACGCCCGCTTCACCCGCCACGGCCCGCGCCAGCAGCGTCTTGCCCGTGCCCGGAGGGCCCACGAGCAGCACGCCCTTGGGGATGCGGCCACCCAGACGGCGGAACTTCTCCGGCGTCTTGAGGAACTCGACGATTTCGCGAAGCTCGTCCACGGCCTCGTCCACGCCGGCCACGTCCTTGAAGCCCACGCCGGTGTCGGCTTCCGCCTGCACCTTCGCGCGCGTCTTGCCAAAGGACATGACGCTCTGCGGGCCCTGGCCCATGCCGCCGGACATCCGGCGCATCATGAAGCTCCAGAAGAGGATGAGGAGGCCCATCGGGATGAGCCAGATCCACAACACTTCGCTGAAACTCGACTGGGGGACGGCCTCGAACTGGATGCCCTTCTGCTCCAGCAGCGGCACCAGGCCCTCGTCACCGGGGACGCGGTAGGCCATCCACGGCAGGGCGCTGGGCTCGCTGCGCAGGGTGCCGCGCTCGCCCGGAGGCGGCTGGGCATTGTCCTTGAGGAAACCCTTCACCCACTCATTGGAAATCTGGACGCGGCTGAACTGATTGTTCTCCACCGCGTCGCGCAGTTGGCTGTACGACACCCGGCGCACGCCCGCGTCCTGAAACACGTTCCGGAACAGCAGGAACCCCAGGACGAGCAGGAGGATGTAGCCCAGTGGTGAGCCGAACTTGAACCCACCTTTCGTGGGTGTTGGCTTGTCGCTCTTCTTTCCGCGCGGGCCCATCCCCGGCGGCAGGTCCTGTGGCTTCATCGTCGGCACGCTCGCCCTCCCCCTCCCCCGTACAGACGACACCATGTCGTATGACGGTTCCCTCAGCCGGCCAAAGATGGTCACCCCCGCCAAGCCGTCAACCGCAGGGCGTGATCGGACGACAACGAACGGGGTCAGGACTGTCCGATCAGCGGCAGTCGACGCGGACCAGGGGCTCGCCCACGAACTCACTGCCCAACAGGTAGCCGCGCCCGTCCTGGAGGAACGTCACGGCCTCCGCCTGGGCCTGGCTCGCGCCGGGCACCTCCACCACCTGCGCCTGGACGAAGTCCTCCAGCCGCTTCGCGTCCGGGCGGCGCAGCTCCCACACGCGGGTGTACGTGCGGACCAGCAGGCGCTGGCCGGAGGGGTGCAGGGCGGCGGCCGTGGCCAGCCGGTCCACGTCATCCGGCACGCGCAGGGTGCCCAGCTTGCGCGCCTTGCCCGTGGCGCCGGGCTTCAGCCCCTCCACCGAGTACAGGTCGCCCAGGGACACGCGCGTCTTGGTGAGGATGCCCACCTGACCGGAGCGGCCATCGACGATGAGCGACTCGGCGTCGTGGGGGCCGTCCTCGTAGGTGAAGAGCAGCGTCTCCACCGGGACCGAGGCGTTCTCCACGGCCGCGGGCTCCGGCAGCCGGAACAGGCGCACCTCCTTGCGCCGCTCGAAGTTGTCGCCGGTGTCCGCCAGGAAGATGCAGGACTCCTTGCCCCCTGGCGCGCACGGGCCCACGGCGACGTCTTCGATGTCGCGCGGATCCGCGCCGGTGAGCGTGAGGGTGGCCTTCACCGCGCCCGTCTCGTCCAGGGCGAACAGCTCGAAGGCGTTGTTGGAGTCGTTGTGTCCCCAGAAGATGCCGGGGTGCTTCTGGCTGGCGGCCAGCCCGGACAGCTCCGGGACCTGCTTCGGCACGGCGCCCGTCTGATGGCCGTCCGTGTAGAGCAGGCAGCCCTCCATCCCCGTGGCGGGCACCTGCTGCAGGCCGGCGTCCGGGGCGTTGGCGCCGGTGGGCGTGGGGCGGGAGCTGGAGCAGGCGGCGGACAGCAGGAAGCCCGCGGCGGCGAGCAGACGCGTGGAGGGGCGCACGGTCAGTGGTCCAGGTCCAGCAGCCGGGCCAGCGTCTTCGCGTCCGCGTCGGGGAAGCGGTACTGGCCCATCTCCTCCAGGGCCACCCAGCGGTGGTCATGCACGCGCAGGTGGTGGATCTCCGCGTCCGGCTGGCTCAGGCGGCAGCGGAACACGCGGAAGTCGATGTCGTAGGTCGGGTACTCGTGGTGCGTGTGCATGACCTGCTCGAGCACCTCGATGCGGACCCCCATCTCCTCCTGGAGCTCGCGGGCGAGCGCCACCGCGTCGTGCTCCCCCTCCTCCACCCGGCCGCCCGGGAACTCCCACAGCAGGGGCAGCGACGCGGACGGAGGACGCTGGGTGATGAGGTAGCGACCCATCTCGTTCTGGAGCATCGCGCCGACGACGCGCACGTGACGACGGGTCATTCACTTCTCCTCGATTGGGGTCCCAAAGATGGAAGTCAGGGTGCGGCGGCGTAACACAGCCCCTGGCCGGCGCCAATGCGCAAGGCCCCTCTGGGCAGCAGCGTGCGCATGGCCGGGACGCGTGGCCACCCCACCCCGGCCTCCGTCTGACGGGAGCTGGCCGGGGCGGTGGCGTCGCGATGCGGAAAAGGGGCTGGCGGCGGCCGGGACCCGGGGGGAGCGGGCTGTTGGGGACTTCACGTCCCGGGGAGGCGCTCCCCGGCCGGGCCGCCGTCCTGGAGGGGTGCGTGTGGGATTCAAGTGACGGGAGGGCCGGATGGCGCCATGCTCGGGGGATGACACAGAGTCGGAGAGAGCGGGCCGAAGCGCTTGGCGCCGCGCTGAAGGCAGCGCGGCAGCAGGCGGGGCTCTCCATGGAGGAAGTCGCCGAGCATCTGGAACTGGGCGTGGAAGTCCTGGCCCGCGTCGAGCGAGGGGTGATGGTGCCGACCATCCCCACGCTGAGCCGGCTGTGCGCCCTGATGAAGCTGGACCCGGACAGCCTGCCGGACCTCCCGGAGCTGAGTGACTGACGCGGCTGGCGGGCCCCTCACCGGCCCGCCGGCGCGTCGGCCGCCCCTTCAGCCCAGCCGCCCCACGAGGTGCGGCTTTCCCTCTTCCGACAGCACCCGGAACGCCACGCCCGCGGACTCGCGAGCCGTCTGGAACGTCACCCGGGAGGGCAGGAAGAGGGGCTTCTTGAAGTCGCACTCCAGGCCCAGCGCGTCCGCGTGGCCCGCCTCCCCCAGCTCCGCCACGCACCTCGCGAGCGTCCACATGCCGTGCGCGATGGCGCGCGGGAAGCCGAAGGGCTTCGCGGTGACGGCGGTGAGGTGGATGGGATTGAAGTCGCCGGAGGCCCGCGCGTAGCGGCGTCCGGTGTCGGCGGGGATGCTCCAGGACGCGGGCCGGCTGGACGCGAAGCGAGGGTCCTCGGGAGGCGGGGCCTTGCGAGCGCCGTCCTTGTCCTTCCGGGCGGGACCGCGGCGCAGCATGGTGCTGACGGCCTCCCAGAGCAGCTCGCCGGTGTCCTGGGCCTCCACGCGCGTCTGGATGTCGAACTCATGGCCGGCGGGGACTTCGCGCTGGCCGTCGAAGCGGCAGGCCACGGTGAGCGCGGTGGTGTCCGGCACGCGGCGGTGCTGCCGCAGGTGGTTGCGCACGTGCACGATGCCCACGGCGGAGTAAGGGAAGTCGGGCAGGCCCAGCAGGCTCAGGTGCAGCGGCGTCGCGAGCACCTGCGGGTACGTGAGCGGCAGGAAGCCATCGGCATCGAAGCCGCACGCGGTGCGGTAGCGCTCCAGCAGCACGGGCGAAGCACGGCATCCGTGCGCCCGCAGCGTCAGGTCCGGCAGCGTGGCGCGGTTCCGCGACTTCCCGAAGGGAACGGCCGCGCGCAGAAGCGTGGCGGGCATCGACGGGAGCGCGTGCAGGTCGAGGATGGGGGCGGACATGCGGCGGATTCTCCGCCACCCGCCCGCGCCGCGCGCGGGATTTGTGAGCGCGTCAGCTCTTGAGGCCGTGCCGGCGCAGCAGCCGGTACAGGTAGACGCGGTCCATGTCCGCGGCGGCGGCGGCCTGGGACACCTTGCCTCCGTGCAGCTTGAGGAGCGCTTCGACGTAGTCGCGCTCGAAGTTCTCCAGCGCCCGGCGTCGTGACTCCGCGTACGTCAGCGACGGGTCCACCGCGCGGGGCACGGCGGGAGTCAGGGGATTCACGCCATCGGGTGTCGTCGGCGGCAGCGCGTCCTGGAAGACGAGGCAGCGCTCCAGGTGGTTGCGCAGCTCACGCACGTTGCCAGGCCAGGCAGCGCGCTGGAGCCTCGCGAGGAAGTCCGGCGTGGTGAGCTTCTCCAACTGCTCGGGCGTGGCGCCCAGCCCCGCGAGGATTCGCTCGACGATGAGCGGGATGTCCTCCGTGCGCTCGCGCAGCGACGGGATGGGGATGCCCACCACCGCGAGGCGGAAGTAGAGGTCCGCCCGGAAGCGGCCCGCCTGGACCTCCTGGCGCAGGTCGCGGTGCGTGGCCGCGATGACCCGCACGTTGACCGGCTGGTAGGTGTTGGAGCCCAGGCGGCGGATCTCCCGGTTCTCCAGCACGCGCAGCAGCTTCGGCTGGAGCTCGGCGGGCAGCTCGCCAATCTCGTCCAGGAAGATGGTGCCGCCGTCGGCTTCTTCGAAGGCGCCCACGCGGCGCTGGATGGCGCCGGTGAAGGCCCCCTTCTCGTGGCCGAACAGCTCGCTCTCCAGCAGGTTGGCCGGGAGCGCTCCGCAGTCCACGACGAGGAAGGGCGCGTTCGCGCGGGCTCCGGCGCGGTGGATGGCGTGTGCCGCTCGGCTCTTTCCGGTGCCCGTCTCCCCTTCCAGCAACACCGTGGCGTTGCATGCCGCCGCGCACGCCATGCGCTCGAAGCTGGCGCGCGTCGCGGCGGAGGTGGCCACCAGGTCTCCGAAGGTCGCCCGCACCGGCACGGCCTCCGGCTCCAGCGGGAGCGGCGCCACCGCGTCCCTCGCTTCGTGGCGCGCGGGAGGATGCGTGCCCGTGGCTCCCCCCCGCCCCCGGGCCCTCGATTGACGCCACCGGAGCCCGTCCACGTACGTCCTGGGACGCTCATCCGGGGCCCGCGCGTGCGCCCCCTTCTGCTCCAGCTTCAGCTCGCAGTGGAAACGCGACACGGCGGACTCCTCGTTCGACAGGTTCATTGAGGACACGGTTCCCCCCGGGACCGGTGGCGTGTGGTGGACGGCGCTTCAGTAGGCGCGGAGGATCTTCAGGCGCCAGCCTTGCGGCCACAGCTCGTCGTAGCGGCCGCGGTAGCCGCTGTAGTCCGAGCCGTACAGCTGCGACTCGCTCGCGGTGCTCGGGCGCCAGACGGCCGTGTAATAGGTCTGCCCGTTCACCACGTACGGCTCCAGCAACTTCAGGCGCCAGCCCTGCGGCCACAGCGAGTCATACGTCGCGCGGTAGGACGCGTACGTGACGCCGTACACCTGGATCTCGCCCTCGGTGCTCGGGCGCCAGACGGCCGTGTAGTAGGTCTGGCCATTCACCACGTACGGCTGGAGCAGCTTCAGGCGCCAGCCCTGCGGCCAGAGCGAGTCGTACGTCGAGCGGTACGACGCATAGGTCGCGCCGTAGATTTGAATCTCCCCCTCGGTGCTCGGGCGCCAGACGGCCGTGTAGTAGGTCTGCCCGTTCACCACGTACGGCTGGAGGATCTTCAGGCGCCAGCCCTGCGGCCACAGCTCGTCGTACTTCGCGCGGAAGGCCGTGTACGTGGCGCCGTAGAGCTGGAGCTCCCCTTCCGTTCCCGGGCGCCAGACGGCGTTGTAGAGCACCTGCGTGCCCACCACGTACGGCTGCAGCGTGTGCAGGCGCCAGCCCTGCGACCAGAGCTGATCATACTTCTCGCGGTACTCCGCGTAGGTGCGGGCGTAGGCCTGGAGCTCCGACTGCGTGCCCGGCTCCCAGACGGCGGTGAAGGTGCCCGGGAGGTTGGGGACGCCCACGTCCGTGTACTGCGTGATGCGGCATGCGGACGTGTTGGGCAGCGGCACCTCGTTGCGGCGCAGCGCGCAGGCGCGGATGGCGGCGGCGGCGCTCGCGTTGTTCGCGTCGTAGTACGTGGTGCCCGGCATCATCCAGATGGGCGACGCGGGCGAATGCGGGTTCTTCGCCACCTCCGACGTCGCGGTCGCGCGGATGCCCAGGTCCAGCGCCACGCCGTCGTCGTAGCCCAGCTGGTTGTTCGTGCCCATGCGGTGGCAGCCCAGGCACACGTTGCCGGCGACCTCCACCTTGTAGGCCTTCCACGTCGCGAAGTCCGCGCCGATGAAGCGGTAGGGCTGGTCGTGGTTGAAGCCGACGTCGCCCGCGCCCGGCAGCTTGTTCACGCCCGTCACCTGCGTCAGGTACGGCGAGCGGATGAGCGCGCCGTTGTCATGGCAGCGCACGCAGCGGATGGACGCCGTGTCCGCTGGCGTCTTCCAGCTCCACGCGCCCGTGCCCTTGGAGGGGGCCTTCACATCCGCGCCGTAGAGCGTGCCCAGCGCCTGGTAGAAGCAGGTGGCGCCGTTCTTCTTGTTCGTCTGGATGACGGCGATGTCGCCGTAGTAGTTCGCTGCGTTCCCCTGCTTGCGGCAGTGCGCGACGATGGACACGTCCGCCGTGTCCTTCAGCACCTGGAAGCGGCTGCCCGGGTCACACTGCTCGTTGAGCCGGTTGGGCCGGTCACACTTGCCGTTGAGGTGGTTCGTCGTGGGCACCACCGTGCCCAGCTCGCAGTTGAAGTCCGGCACCGTGGCGCCGATGGCCGCGTCGCACTTGGC comes from Corallococcus macrosporus and encodes:
- a CDS encoding Glu/Leu/Phe/Val dehydrogenase dimerization domain-containing protein; this encodes MASEETFMRAPAPTPKRTIYTEAMEIFHFAADLIGLDKRVRLELEEPDYEHIFYVTAKLKDRLVPLLPEEAKSFADLPVTQVRNPEGLERLANGNLILNGRALLGSDVAIRHGHLRLPDGHVYQLVPGESQRFKAYRVQHNQARGPYKGGLRYHREVSLDLFKALAAEMTWKTAIAEVPFGGGKGGIQLDPREYGREELEAITLRFMYRLKSLIGPNIDIPAPDVGTNPEIMALLYRQFSDGERERHNLRGIVTGKDVRIGGSEGRGKATGQGVAFCIEDYYADRGESVKGKTFVLQGFGNVGSHAAMILANMGARLLAVNDADGSIFNGDGIDVNALAAYVADPKNLKRSVVGFPGAQRIEKKDLWDVQADILVPAALGGEITADVAERLKVKLIAEGANGPTTPEADRVLQKRGIELIPDIIANAGGVTVSYYEWIQNKRMERWSEAEVDQRLERAMKRNYRIIRDISRNQPRKTEMHDSRPYCIGKTVDSRCAAMILALKRIEAHYLLEGFSQ
- a CDS encoding PilZ domain-containing protein, with product MNTQPQERRSHLRFDKIFTVYLSTQDGMMRGIGRNISARGMFIEVRDSLGLGEKLKVTFAGEDGTEMTCLCEVRYQVALAFGRKDGRPGNSRGVGLRIVAYETMDDAPLLLVDRERVMH
- a CDS encoding DUF6066 family protein, with the protein product MNRFLAAAFALLVPTLALADVDSRFAKLRDESEPLGGLGAFLEKYVGECDGALVDPQCKQQAEAFRKKYTGKRLYMIITEDDAGMLSPGDFNPGTNEYTINITPFFAGGKYGLSHGTPKKTDAQGNPVMNYLVVSGTAPDMWNGGTFNRMFMARGVRAQVVFTPQSVWTLPKKGGGKNYGVNARIEAILVTEGRTGNQLGLWLNGKDAAAK
- a CDS encoding trypsin-like peptidase domain-containing protein, translated to MARRVSCRPVSVRLLSVLLVVALAPVAGAAEDPLTPWLQARVREHIAYFAAPPPEATDAPAIAGVSSLWRERPAGYSGLPRFTPPTSLAPLIRAVEAGVVNITTVGPGAVAGAVKRSTGSGFVLTPDGLVVTNNHVVANAQGPAVYPSGSGITPGKDGPREVPVQQVSVRLADGREFPAEVVGRDASTDVALLRLNGAGLGTLPAVYLGDSDALEVGDWVVAIGNPFGLDHSVAHGMISAKERVLGVGQFDDFIQTDALINPGNSGGPLFNMKGEVIGVNTAIISEGQGIGFAVPINLVKDLLPNLRENGKLERGWLGVVINEDGADATATAPVVKDVYRGSPAAQAHIRPGDRLVAVNGRPIGSYLQLLRKVALLAPGTEAKLTLLRDGGTQEVSVRLVARPAQEATEGLSSRGGSSANDLGLVLRDLTPEVAAPLGYESFLGALVSGVVPRSPAEQAGLLAGDVVMEVNRRRVKDAAGVKAALERGSAGASILLRVQRGDALQYIAIAR
- a CDS encoding nucleotide exchange factor GrpE; amino-acid sequence: MDGNPRSDETPETQASAEREAEGASSDTQAEAAQDGEVARLQSELEAARRRVNELARGLQDLTKDREEFKQRITRERERMLDVERGNVARTLLEAIDELDLVLANSQQDQSPLVQGVRMIRDSLLSKAQATGIERLQVVGRPYDPNLAEAADMEVTPVQDDDQKVVAEFRAGYRLKDRIIRPARVKVARYVAPAQA
- a CDS encoding RNA polymerase sigma factor region1.1 domain-containing protein gives rise to the protein MENRIGKSYVARKALFAKGLKDGRLTVQEIEEALPPGTLTAAERWLLYYSLRAAQVEIIDEVTGQVDHGFMAEAPPQAPSNH